A section of the Vanessa tameamea isolate UH-Manoa-2023 chromosome 29, ilVanTame1 primary haplotype, whole genome shotgun sequence genome encodes:
- the LOC113396846 gene encoding dihydrolipoyllysine-residue succinyltransferase component of 2-oxoglutarate dehydrogenase complex, mitochondrial-like has protein sequence MLRRCSKHLQSIYRRQGQGVRFRSSEVPKICGTVQGTRILKPRILAAHNQVASIHFTNPLFAEQDVLTPSFPDSVSEGDVKLDKKVGDAVAADEVVLEIETDKTAIPVMAPDNGIIKEFYVKDGETVKAGQKLFRLEITGAAPKKAAAAPAPEPPKAEAPPPPPPPAAAAPPPPPPPAAAPPPPPPQAPPRPAAPPPAAPISSIPVAAIRHAQAIETASVKVPPADYSKEIVGTRSEQRVKMNRMRQRIAERLKDAQNTNALLTTFNEIDMSNIMAFRKKYLDAFTKKFGVKLGLMSPFVKASANALMDQPVVNAVIDGNEIVYRDYVDISVAVATPKGLVVPVVRNVHNMTYADIELTIADLAEKARKGKLTIEEMDGGTFTISNGGVFGSLMGTPIVNPPQSAILGMHGIFERPIAVNGQVVVRPMMYIALTYDHRLIDGREAVMFLRKIKEGVEDPAAIVAGL, from the coding sequence atgttgcgACGCTGCTCGAAGCATCTTCAGTCTATATACCGGAGACAGGGCCAGGGAGTCCGGTTCCGGTCGTCAGAGGTGCCTAAGATCTGCGGAACAGTGCAGGGGACCCGCATTCTCAAACCTAGGATCCTAGCCGCTCACAATCAGGTCGCCTCCATTCACTTCACGAACCCACTCTTCGCTGAGCAAGATGTTCTTACACCAAGTTTCCCCGACTCCGTATCCGAGGGTGACGTCAAGCTCGATAAAAAGGTAGGCGATGCCGTGGCCGCCGACGAAGTGGTCCTCGAAATCGAGACCGACAAAACGGCGATACCCGTCATGGCACCAGACAATGGTATCATCAAGGAGTTCTACGTTAAAGACGGCGAGACCGTCAAAGCTGGACAAAAATTGTTCAGGCTAGAAATTACCGGGGCAGCTCCTAAAAAGGCGGCCGCTGCGCCAGCTCCTGAGCCACCTAAAGCAGAAGCTCCACCCCCACCGCCACCACCGGCAGCTGCGGCGCCTCCTCCACCGCCTCCACCAGCAGCCGctccaccaccaccaccaccacaaGCACCTCCAAGACCGGCAGCACCTCCACCAGCTGCGCCAATTTCCTCGATCCCAGTCGCAGCTATCCGCCACGCGCAGGCAATCGAAACCGCCTCCGTCAAAGTACCACCAGCGGATTACAGCAAAGAAATCGTCGGCACCCGCAGCGAGCAGCGCGTCAAGATGAACCGCATGCGGCAACGTATCGCTGAACGTCTAAAAGATGCTCAAAACACGAACGCACTGCTGACTACGTTCAATGAAATCGACATGTCGAACATCATGGCATTCAGGAAGAAGTATCTGGATGCTTTCACCAAGAAGTTCGGCGTTAAATTGGGTTTGATGTCGCCATTCGTGAAGGCTTCCGCCAACGCTCTTATGGACCAGCCCGTCGTAAATGCCGTCATCGATGGAAACGAGATAGTGTATCGCGATTACGTAGACATTTCAGTAGCAGTCGCGACGCCGAAGGGTCTGGTCGTGCCGGTCGTGAGGAACGTGCACAACATGACCTACGCTGACATCGAGCTTACGATCGCAGACTTAGCTGAAAAGGCGAGGAAAGGCAAACTAACCATCGAGGAGATGGACGGTGGTACCTTTACGATAAGTAATGGAGGTGTTTTCGGTTCATTAATGGGTACCCCCATTGTAAATCCCCCACAATCTGCTATCCTGGGTATGCACGGTATATTCGAGAGGCCGATTGCGGTCAACGGTCAAGTGGTCGTCAGACCAATGATGTACATAGCGCTGACATACGACCACAGATTGATCGACGGTCGTGAAGCTGTCATGTTCCTGAGGAAGATCAAGGAAGGTGTAGAAGACCCGGCTGCCATCGTTGCTGGTTTGTAA
- the LOC113396862 gene encoding uncharacterized protein LOC113396862 — protein MYSVAFRRLPFVGSRLQATGVLIIIKMQSLRKTVDKKNKLDTKDDSIAKKQDEKNKRNDHRVSTPRSFVPKSTADIYAKSTSSVNAPKKAPHTKTTNISPMKDLLKSSPSSISQQSSRSYRSNKTADARKVTPVSARSTDKNKVPTRTLANKKLPTNAIVNSPIVKRKLDLGQDKSKEVASKALALNSKEVSSKKVVLPTRQRTKTRTLDDEEIKVLTPDVVDNNAEFLNLTRQLIAKPKVFYVELNEEKKQVKKERSSDEEVSYEDDFESYESDFDSYHSQENDTSTGDDDDDHNEASDEQFDDKDDSANVQIEDEDANSKDERMLDSGNYELRDPRSANRSKPMDFISEVSEEGEGKIKQYSEDSVKVSLTDEGFQDMSSIKIVHVDVLDRPLFIDFTRSKENKRKRRIFDKLRKRAKDILSMVTLHEMSYNLFEMAPIPYDLYMATFGRFNYTQTAVQTFDDGVTEEVQTDRIVFYNKWTQCPVEFSDTDIYLNDNTNTKITNEDLEDFKFLTENENDNVVDDNYKSDPLRIYLEQKDGVGPDTMMPIEKYKTKLKSNSYNVDRLMKFLKRFECRVSDILSINAGNTDTSNLIRTSKFPFSVGYLSISKTDFDETFLSKSQIISTVMSETKSNLIITVHRKFTSGFVAQKCVLCLWDLSVAKREPLKILISTDNVKIGRFRGSTDGQFVGALEDGSIQLWDLSEEATWSNDVVDDDSTETVEIESKPLTQTERDRVWNLRNSTRVSDEKNQCLLQASSYTSSAMAVCKNETVDSVVGLEFMGDMNTANLGSGRKIIRQICSLQRTGILTIWSIVQEKTNVNNDIGKTFWSKLKLERNQTINLTEYVNAPVDEEFTRFNLNAAKKRLTVKRQERNLSKISRPKSAISKFDFDRPKSGASVKNKHVVESDLFHFWENGTVFYHLKVMELKNVDSYLVAKNGGEVLCCRRTLGTVKVKTLCVANAASSVIHLESSPHGLPYFLAGTDSGTVNLCSLIDFRVLLTLECGSGPVLVDRCIADDRGRYISSVKKTTIDTSASNKLAIKSICWSHTNPFCIIAVCNTNVFVWELTHSDMRAKCTSGDVAHCCSTERALALLTTEGNVQIYKMRDETGNLELFQKYVSLL, from the exons ATGTATTCAGTCGCCTTCCGGCGGCTGCCGTtcgtggggtcgcggttgcaagCCACGGGCGTTCTC ataattattaaaatgcagAGTCTAAGAAAAACCGTAGACAAAAAGAACAAACTCGATACCAAAGACGATTCGATTGCCAAGAAGCAAgatgaaaaaaacaaaagaaacgacCACAGAGTTTCGACTCCACGAAGTTTCGTACCAAAATCTACAGCTGACATTTATGCGAAATCCACTTCGAGTGTTAACGCACCAAAAAAAGCACCTCACACTAAAACCACGAACATATCTCCTATGAAAGATCTGCTAAAATCGTCGCCATCATCCATAAGTCAACAAAGTTCTAGAAGTTACAGATCAAACAAAACGGCCGATGCAAGAAAAGTAACACCCGTTTCCGCTAGATCaactgataaaaataaagttccAACGAGAACTTTGGCTAACAAGAAACTACCCACGAACGCCATTGTTAATTCTCCAATTGTGAAAAGGAAGTTAGATTTAGGTCAAGATAAATCAAAGGAGGTCGCGTCGAAAGCGTTAGCGCTAAATTCGAAAGAGGTTTCATCGAAAAAGGTTGTATTGCCAACGAGACAACGCACTAAAACGAGAACTTTGGACGACGaggaaataaaagtattaacgCCGGATGTTGTGGACAATAACGCTGAATTTCTTAATTTGACGAGGCAATTAATTGCCAAGCCAAAAGTTTTCTATGTAGAATTGAATGAAGAAAAGAAACAG GTGAAAAAGGAAAGGTCAAGTGACGAGGAAGTGAGTTACGAAGATGACTTCGAGAGTTATGAGTCTGACTTCGATTCCTATCACAGTCAAGAGAACGATACGAGCAcgggtgatgatgatgatgatcataaCGAAGCTAGTGATGAGCAATTTGACGATAAGGATGATAGTGCTAATGTCCAAATAGAGGATGAAGATGCAAATTCTAAAGATGAAAGGATGTTGGATTCTG GTAACTACGAACTGCGTGATCCTCGTTCAGCGAATAGATCCAAACCGATGGACTTTATATCTGAAGTCTCAGAAGAGGGGGAGGGAAAGATCAAGCAATATTCCGAGGATAGTGTAAAAGTATCCCTCACGGATGAGGGATTTCAAGACATGTCTAGCATCAAGATTGTTCATGTAGATGTTTTGGATAG GCCCTTATTCATTGATTTCACGAGATCGAAAGAGAACAAACGAAAGCGCCGCATATTCGATAAGTTGCGAAAACGAGCAAAAGATATCCTCAGCATGGTAACTTTGCATGAAATGTCGTATAATCTATTCGAAATGGCGCCAATACCGTACGACTTGTATATGGCAACGTTTGGCAGATTTAATTATACCCAAACAGCCGTTCAGACATTCGACGATGGAGTCACAGAAGAAGTACAGACTGatagaattgtattttataacaaatggaCGCAATGTCCTGTTGAGTTCTCTGATactgatatatatttgaatgataatacaaatacaaaaataacaaatgaagaTTTGGAAGACTTTAAGTTTCTCACTGAGAATGAAAATGATAATGTCGTGGATGATAATTACAAAAGTGATCcgttaagaatatatttagaaCAGAAAGATGGCGTCGGTCCCGATACAATGATGCCAAtcgagaaatataaaacaaaattaaaaagtaattcgtACAATGTGGATAGATTAATGAAGTTTTTAAAGAGATTCGAATGTCGAGTTAGtgatatattaagtataaatgcTGGCAACACTGATACGTCGAATTTGATCAGAACGTCAAAATTTCCGTTCAGTGTCGGATATTTGTCGATATCAAAGACGGATTTCGATGAAACGTTTTTAAGTAAATCTCAAATTATATCGACGGTGATGTCTGAAACGAAGAGTAACTTAATTATAACAGTGCACAGGAAATTTACAAGTGGTTTTGTTGCACAGAAGTGTGTGCTGTGTCTGTGGGACTTGAGTGTTGCCAAACGTGAACCTTTAAAAATACTCATTTCGACTGATAATGTTAAAATTGGACGGTTCAGAGGGAGTACTGATGGTCAGTTTGTGGGAGCGCTTGAAGACGG GTCAATTCAACTGTGGGATTTATCGGAAGAAGCGACCTGGTCCAATGATGTGGTCGATGATGATTCTACTGAAACAGTAGAAATTGAATCGAAACCCTTGACCCAAACGGAGAGGGATAGAGTATGGAATCTCAGAAATAGCACTCGCGTCAGTGACGAG AAAAACCAATGTCTACTCCAAGCGAGCTCCTACACGAGTAGCGCAATGGCTGTGTGCAAAAATGAAACAGTCGACAGTGTCGTGGGGTTGGAGTTCATGGGAGATATGAACACGGCTAATTTAGGTTCTGGAAGGAAAATTATACGGCAG ATTTGCTCGTTACAACGGACAGGTATATTAACAATATGGTCGATAGTACAAGAAAAAACGAACGTTAACAATGATATCGGGAAAACGTTTTGGTCTAAATTGAAATTAGAACGAAATCAGACAATTAATTTAACGGAATATGTAAACGCGCCGGTCGATGAAGAATTTACGAGATTCAATTTAAACGCAGCTAAGAAAAGATTAACTGTCAAACGGCAAGAGAGAAATTTGAGTAAAATTTCCCGCCCGAAATCGGCCATTAGTAAATTCGACTTTGACAGACCGAAAAGTGGTGCCAGtgtgaaaaataaacatgtgGTTGAAAGCGATTTGTTTCATTTCTGGGAGAATGGCACTGTGTTTTATCATTTGAAAGTAATGGAACTGAAGAACGTTGATAGTTATTTGGTGGCGAAGAATGGCGGGGAAGTGCTTTGCTGTAGGCGGACGTTGGGGACTGTTAAAGTTAAAACGCTATGTGTCGCCA ATGCAGCGTCGTCTGTAATACACTTGGAGTCATCGCCGCATGGGTTGCCGTATTTTTTAGCCGGAACCGATTCGGGAACAGTCAACTTGTGCTCGCTCATTGATTTCCGAGTCCTTCTAACTCTGGAGTGTGG AAGCGGTCCAGTTTTAGTAGATAGATGTATTGCGGATGACAGAGGGCGATACATATCCAGCGTTAAGAAAACAACCATCGATACCAGTGCCAGTAATAAG TTGGCAATAAAGTCGATATGCTGGTCACACACAAATCCGTTTTGCATAATCGCAGTTTGTAACACAAATGTGTTTGTTTGGGAACTGACACACAGTGACATGAGAGCCAAGTGTACGAGTGGAGATGTTGCACACTGTTGTTCCACCGAACGAGCTCTG GCTTTACTTACCACAGAAGGCAACGTACAAATCTACAAGATGAGAGACGAAACGGGGAACTTGGAGCTGTTCCAAAAATACGTGTCCCTACTGTAG